The Rickettsiales bacterium genomic sequence TACAAACTATTTTCCCATCGGAATCTGTAAAAAACACTTTGGGTGAAGTAATTTCTGCAAATAATTTGAAGCAATTAAGAATTTCTGAAACGGAAAAATATGCTCATATAACTTTCTTTTTTAATGGCGGTGCTGAATCAGTTTTCAAGGGCGAGGAAAGAATTTTAGTGCCTTCCCCCAAAGTTGCAACCTATGATTTGAAGCCGGAAATGTCAGCATATCAAGTTACTGAAAAACTTGTTGAAGCTATTAAATCAAAAGAATTTTCTCTGATTGTTTGTAATTTCGCAAATGGTGATATGGTTGGGCATACTGGCGTTTTACCTGCCGCAATCAAAGCGGTTGAAGTATTAGATGAGTGTTTAGGTAAGCTCAAAAAAGCAATTGATGAAACCGGAATGGCGATGATTATAACTGCTGATCACGGCAATGTTGAAGAAATGCTTGATGAAAACGGGCAACCACACACACAACACACAGTGGGTTCGGTGCCGTTTATAATTGTGAATTCAAATAAAAATATTTCTGTTATAAAAGATGGAAGCCTTTGCGATATAGCCCCAACAATCTTGAAATTGATGGATACCCCTCAGCCAGAGGAGATGACTGGCAAGGCTTTATTTTAACCTCTTATAAACATTGATGGTAAGGTCATCATCAAAGGTAGTTTTGCCGATATAATTAGAAAATTTTGAGAATAATAAATCAGCAATTTCTTGAGCGGAACTTCCATTCACTTTTGAGAGAGTTTTGCTTATTTTATCTTCATTAAAGAATTCTCCTTGAGAATTTACACTTTCATTAAGTGCATCACTGAACACAAGCAAAACATCATTTTTGCTAAAATCTTCTGTAACAATGCTATATATTGTATCTCTATTTGCACCTATTGGCAATGCGTTTGAAACTAAATTTTTTACTTCACCATTTTCTTTACATAACATTGGGTATGGCGCACCAGCATTAGAAAAACTTAGTGTATTTTTTGCTATATCAATAACACCAAAAAACATAGTGGCATATTGCCCAATTGGCATAATTTCACAAAGGACATTATTTATTTTATGTAAAAACTCTGAGATATTAATGTCTGCTTTCAAATTTTCTTCAATTAGGCTGTGAACCCTAAAAGTATTCATCGCAGAGGCTATTCCGTGGCCAGTCAAATCAACGCAATAAATAACAATTTGGTTTTCATTCAGTATTTTTATTGACCAAAAATCGCCACCTAATTCCGAGCTTGGTTGAAATATGAAGCCTGTTTCAATGCCAACTTTTTCCTTAATTAAATTTAGTTTTTCCGAAGATGGAATAATTGATGCCTGTAAGAATTTTGCTTTTTCAAGCTCCTCACTAATTCTTTTTCTATAGGTAGAGTTTTCAAGATGGATTGTGCATCTTGTAAGAAATTCTTCCTTCTGAACTGGTTTTAGAATAACATCATTAGCACCATTTATGAAAGCATCATTTACATCTTTATTATTACTTGATGCGGTATGAACTAAAATTGCAATATCAGAAATTGCTGGGTTACTTCTAATTTCTTTAATAAGCTCAAAACCTGAAAGTTTAGGCATAAAAATATCGCAGACCAAAATTCTGGGATATATTTCTTTAACTAGATCAAGTGCTTCCTTACCATCTTTGGCAAAATGAAGGTTTCTAAATCCGGCTTCGCGAAGATATTTTTCAGAAATTTTTCTACTAATTTCACTATCGTCTGCAACCAAAACGGGCAAATCAAGCAAGCTAGATTGCTCTTTGAGAATTTTTTGATACATTAATAAGTAATTATTCTATGATAACTAATTTTAATTTAACTAAAGCAAAAAAAAAGCCAACTTAAAAGTTGGCTTTAGGGTATAAAAACAATTAAAAAATTATTTATATTTTTTCTCAACGAATTTAACATGCTTTCTTGCAACAGGGTCAAATTTATTGAACTCCATTTTACCTTGTTGCTTTTTAGGATTTTTTTTCGCGATTTTGTAATAGCCAGTGCCAGCTGTGCTTTCCATTCTAACTATAACTGTGTTTTTCTTTGCCATACTAAATTACCTTGCTTAATTTTATAGCTGTGAGATATATATTTATTAATGAATAAATCAAGTTTTATTTCTAGATAAAATAAGGTGCGTTCACGTAGGCAGATTTTAGCTTCTTAAGCACCAATTGTCACCCCGTGCTTGTCACGGGGTTAATGGTTGGAAGTGCCTTTATGTTTGAGGTTTGAGCGTGTTTTATTGTTAACCCCGCAATAAATGCGGGGTGACAAAGGTGGAAAAACATCAGAAAATATATTAAATCATTGATATATATGAGGATTATTACTAACAACTCGGAAGCTAAACTAGTTGATTTTGCCAATTCCAGCAGGCATTCGCAATCTGATAACTACGCCGTTCACTTTAGGCTTAGTAAGCTAACAGAAACTTATAAGAATGATTTTCACATAAAAATTGCTGTAAATATATTGAATGATATTTTCCGCGAAGAAATTGGCGAAATTGTTAGAATGTCAAATCTTGATGTATTTCTGCTTTATCGTGGGGCTGATAAATTGCTACTTAATAAGGCTATATTTCAGTTGAGGTATTTATTTTTTGATGATCCGCTTTCAAACCTTCCAGATGGCAGAGAAAATAAAGAATTCTGTGAAACTTATGATTTGAATTTTCAGTGGCAACAATTTTCAAGCCTAGCCTCCAAAATTATGTCTGAGGCTATGCTTAAAGAGCTTGGCAAAGACACGCTAACTCTCAGTGAAGAAAATTCCATTAAACAACCAGCGGTTAAATTATTTCCAGATATTGAAAAAGAAATTGCCGAAACAAAATTAGATTCCGCCATCAGAAAACAACCAGTTTGCACTATTAAAGATTTAATAAATCCAATTCCAAAGCCATTATATAATGAAATTTATATAAATATTCCCTTTTTGCAAAGAATGCTTGATACAAATTTCAAGCTGACTTCAAATAAATGGCTATTTAATTTTTTGACTGAAAAATTAGATGAAAAAGTTTTGGAAATTGTAAGCACCAACCCAGAGAGCTTTCTTTACATGCCAATAAGCTTGAACTTAAATTTAAGCTCTGTGCTATCAAAAGATTTTGCAGAATTTAGTGAGATTGCAAAAGATTTCAAAAGCCAGCTTGTTATTGAAATAACTGCATCAGATGTGCTTTCTGATATTTATTCATTTCAAAAAGTAAAAGATTTATCTCAGAAAAGAAATCATAAAATATGTTTAGATGGGCTTAATAATGAGAGTTTTCTTCATATAAACCGCAAAAAACTAGGGTTTGACCTTGTAAAGTTGCAATGGAATGCTGATGTTAAAGGGGATTTATTCTCTAAAAAAGAAAATCAACCCGTCCGAGATGCGATAGCAGATGCAGGTGCGAATCGCTTGATTTTATGTCGCTGTGATGACATTCACGCTATAGAATATGGCCACGCTTTAGGAATTAGCTTGTTTCAAGGTAGATATCCTGATAGATTACTTAATCCACAAAGTATGGTTATTAATTAGGGGTTATGTATTTAAGAAAAGGAAATCTCAAATTTGTTATTGAACAAAATAACCCTGAAAAATCTCTCAAAATTTCGCAATTCAGAAAATCTGTAGATGATAGAAGGGGCGGGGATTATTTCGGATATGACGAAGATGCAATAGTTGGTAAAGATTTTAGAATTTTACTGCCTGAGGATATAAAAGAAATTTTTGATGAAAACCTTGATTTTGCCTTTGATGGCAATGATCTTAAAGATATTGTAAGCCACATAATTACATTCAAAATAAAAAATGCAGGCGGTGAAGTTATTGATATGAACGCCTTTGCTGAGCGTGATATTTCTACAGAAGAAAAACAGCAGTTTAACCTGATTTTAGAGAAAAAATATTTCCTTCGGGATAAAGTAAAATCAATCCTGCAAGAATTATCACACACTAAAAATGCTATTGATGAACACACAAAATTAATAAATCACGATGTGTTTGTTCATACCCTTGATGAAATAATGGATTATCTATATGAAATTAAGGTTGAATCGGTGCTTTTAATTTTATCAGTGGAAGGTTTTTCAAATATTAGAAAAAGCGATGGCAAGGATAAATCAGATGAAATAATTTCAAAAATTGCTGAAGTTATA encodes the following:
- a CDS encoding diguanylate cyclase, with amino-acid sequence MYLRKGNLKFVIEQNNPEKSLKISQFRKSVDDRRGGDYFGYDEDAIVGKDFRILLPEDIKEIFDENLDFAFDGNDLKDIVSHIITFKIKNAGGEVIDMNAFAERDISTEEKQQFNLILEKKYFLRDKVKSILQELSHTKNAIDEHTKLINHDVFVHTLDEIMDYLYEIKVESVLLILSVEGFSNIRKSDGKDKSDEIISKIAEVISSNFRARDVVSYLGLGKFAVAMLRTFDDEVVYPLKRLESNLKLADIFKYDISINARFERIDVGLKAADMIDLVKASQVKLTINKN
- the rpmG gene encoding 50S ribosomal protein L33 — its product is MAKKNTVIVRMESTAGTGYYKIAKKNPKKQQGKMEFNKFDPVARKHVKFVEKKYK
- a CDS encoding SpoIIE family protein phosphatase, encoding MYQKILKEQSSLLDLPVLVADDSEISRKISEKYLREAGFRNLHFAKDGKEALDLVKEIYPRILVCDIFMPKLSGFELIKEIRSNPAISDIAILVHTASSNNKDVNDAFINGANDVILKPVQKEEFLTRCTIHLENSTYRKRISEELEKAKFLQASIIPSSEKLNLIKEKVGIETGFIFQPSSELGGDFWSIKILNENQIVIYCVDLTGHGIASAMNTFRVHSLIEENLKADINISEFLHKINNVLCEIMPIGQYATMFFGVIDIAKNTLSFSNAGAPYPMLCKENGEVKNLVSNALPIGANRDTIYSIVTEDFSKNDVLLVFSDALNESVNSQGEFFNEDKISKTLSKVNGSSAQEIADLLFSKFSNYIGKTTFDDDLTINVYKRLK